A single region of the Candidatus Zixiibacteriota bacterium genome encodes:
- the purN gene encoding phosphoribosylglycinamide formyltransferase, with protein sequence GELSAEIKIVISNNSNAFALERARKHNISALHLSHKQFATLEEFDQRLLNVLRENQIDMIVLAGYMKMLSPTIIRAFKNRILNIHPALLPHFGGPGMYGMHVHEAVIKSGVKITGVTVHIVDEVYDHGAIVMQKPVEVKDDDTPESLAERVLKVEHDTYKKAIQLFAEEQVEIRDNRAYIKI encoded by the coding sequence GGAGAGCTGTCTGCTGAGATCAAGATCGTCATCAGCAATAACAGTAATGCCTTTGCTCTGGAAAGAGCCAGAAAGCACAATATCTCCGCTCTTCATCTAAGCCACAAGCAGTTTGCTACGCTAGAGGAGTTTGACCAGAGGTTACTTAATGTCCTGAGAGAAAATCAAATAGATATGATAGTCTTAGCCGGGTATATGAAGATGCTTTCTCCCACAATAATCCGGGCGTTCAAAAACAGAATACTGAATATTCATCCTGCCTTGCTCCCCCATTTTGGCGGTCCTGGAATGTATGGTATGCACGTGCATGAGGCAGTGATTAAGTCTGGAGTAAAAATCACCGGGGTTACGGTTCATATCGTGGATGAGGTCTATGACCATGGGGCTATTGTTATGCAAAAGCCGGTTGAGGTCAAAGATGATGACACCCCGGAAAGCTTGGCTGAAAGAGTTCTCAAAGTCGAGCACGACACCTATAAAAAAGCGATTCAACTTTTTGCTGAAGAGCAAGTTGAGATCAGGGACAATCGAGCTTATATCAAGATATAA